The following are from one region of the Ignavibacteriota bacterium genome:
- a CDS encoding SDR family oxidoreductase — MRLKDKVTIITGSSRGIGKAIALGFANQGAHIVVAARTESEVTSVAEKVRDVGRESMGIICDISDETQVKNLVDATIKKFNRLDVLINNAGIGSMRPVYGTSLESFEKVLKVNLTGTFLCTKHVWQPMKNSGGGSIINVSSLGGLVGYPMLSAYCASKWGQIGFTKACAEEGKKDNIRVNAIAPGKADTAIRANIKEDKTKMLTPEDQVDACVFLASDESRYITGQVISLEWFGEEK; from the coding sequence ATGAGACTTAAAGATAAAGTAACTATTATAACTGGCAGCAGTCGGGGAATCGGAAAAGCTATTGCGTTAGGATTTGCAAATCAAGGTGCTCATATAGTTGTTGCTGCCAGAACAGAATCAGAAGTTACTTCAGTAGCGGAAAAAGTTAGAGATGTTGGCAGAGAAAGCATGGGTATTATTTGTGATATCTCAGATGAAACCCAGGTAAAAAATCTCGTTGATGCTACAATTAAAAAATTTAATCGGCTAGATGTGCTCATTAACAATGCTGGTATTGGATCTATGCGTCCTGTTTACGGAACTTCGCTTGAATCATTTGAAAAGGTTTTAAAAGTGAATCTCACAGGAACATTTCTCTGTACAAAACACGTCTGGCAGCCAATGAAAAATTCGGGTGGAGGCTCAATTATAAATGTTTCTTCACTTGGCGGATTGGTTGGTTACCCAATGCTATCAGCTTACTGTGCCAGTAAATGGGGACAAATTGGTTTTACCAAAGCTTGTGCTGAAGAAGGAAAGAAAGACAATATTAGAGTTAATGCAATTGCACCAGGTAAAGCTGATACAGCGATTCGTGCAAATATTAAAGAAGATAAAACCAAAATGCTAACTCCGGAAGATCAGGTGGATGCGTGTGTTTTCCTTGCTTCGGATGAATCAAGATACATAACCGGACAGGTAATTTCTTTGGAATGGTTTGGTGAAGAAAAGTAA
- a CDS encoding HEAT repeat domain-containing protein has protein sequence MYKSKLIAIVILVLFSLLIFKVETIAQTACAGTKDLNENTTASLIQGLNSDNDGLQSSCAYWLGEYRINEAVIHLQKVLKNDESESVRISAALALFKIGTPSAIFTVKQAGSFDVSERVRRLSSIFYSVYLDEFRDNENRIEEKGWLAGKN, from the coding sequence GTGTATAAGTCAAAATTGATCGCAATTGTTATTTTAGTTTTGTTTTCACTTTTGATCTTTAAAGTTGAAACTATTGCCCAAACAGCTTGTGCAGGGACGAAAGATCTTAACGAGAACACTACTGCAAGTCTGATTCAGGGCTTGAACTCTGATAATGACGGTTTACAATCCAGTTGTGCTTACTGGCTTGGAGAATACAGAATAAATGAAGCTGTTATTCATTTACAGAAAGTGTTAAAGAATGACGAGTCTGAATCTGTAAGAATTAGCGCAGCATTAGCATTATTCAAGATCGGAACACCGAGCGCAATCTTCACAGTAAAACAAGCCGGAAGCTTTGATGTGAGTGAAAGAGTAAGAAGACTTTCTTCTATCTTCTATTCAGTTTATCTGGATGAATTCAGAGATAATGAAAATCGAATTGAGGAAAAAGGATGGCTTGCAGGAAAAAACTAA
- a CDS encoding response regulator — translation MKKILVIEDDPAISLGLAMFLKGENFDVIKSDDGRLGYELALREKPEIIILDVNLPSMDGIQVCRMLRENGFQNPVIILTSKAEKIDKVVGLEIGADDYVTKPFDSRELLARIRTNLRRIENTQSNFSVSDDKKLQRHLLAIMFTDMTDYSKKMNQDEILALRLLQDHNKIMNESILNYKGRVIEIIGDAFLAAFESAIDCLNCCIYIRERFEEYNSAKPKFEKIKIRTGLHVGDVIEYEGKLKGDALNITARFQELAEPGSIYISENFYLIIRGKTKVELKKLKTVRLKHIKGQFNIYTV, via the coding sequence ATGAAGAAGATATTAGTAATTGAAGATGATCCGGCAATTTCGCTCGGTCTTGCCATGTTTTTGAAAGGAGAAAATTTTGATGTAATTAAATCTGATGATGGAAGACTTGGATATGAACTTGCATTAAGAGAGAAACCGGAGATTATTATACTCGATGTTAATTTACCTTCAATGGATGGCATTCAGGTTTGCAGGATGTTACGGGAAAATGGTTTTCAGAATCCGGTAATTATTTTAACTTCAAAAGCAGAAAAAATTGATAAAGTAGTTGGACTTGAGATTGGTGCAGATGATTATGTTACTAAACCATTCGACTCAAGAGAACTTCTTGCAAGAATAAGAACTAATTTGAGAAGAATAGAAAATACTCAGAGTAATTTTTCAGTGTCAGACGATAAAAAACTTCAACGCCATTTACTGGCTATAATGTTTACTGATATGACAGATTATTCAAAAAAGATGAACCAGGATGAAATACTTGCATTACGTCTTTTGCAGGATCATAACAAGATTATGAACGAATCAATTCTCAATTACAAAGGCAGAGTCATTGAGATTATTGGAGATGCTTTTCTGGCTGCATTCGAGAGTGCAATTGATTGTCTGAATTGTTGTATTTATATCAGGGAAAGATTCGAAGAGTATAATAGTGCTAAACCAAAATTTGAAAAGATTAAAATAAGGACCGGTTTGCACGTTGGGGATGTAATTGAATATGAGGGCAAATTAAAAGGTGATGCTCTTAATATTACAGCTAGATTTCAGGAGTTAGCGGAACCAGGTTCAATTTATATTTCAGAAAATTTTTACCTGATTATCAGAGGCAAAACTAAAGTAGAACTGAAAAAGCTCAAAACTGTCAGGCTCAAGCATATTAAAGGTCAATTTAATATTTATACAGTGTGA
- a CDS encoding AMP-binding protein encodes MNSNQNKLQLFEVPQIESIQDMFLKSADKFSNKLAMEDLTNYPISKVTYSKLNEYIIKFGSSLQKLGIKPRDHIAVIGENRVQWAIAFLAGMMYDFVIVPVDKGLTPGDILNIIHESDATALIFSGSLSDFIKEKKNILAKVKFYISMDLDRKQEDFYSMLELIKSEKSNGTNLPKINPDDVAEIIYTSGSLGRAKGVMLTQRNISSNLVAMRQMITIYPEDRFLGVLPIHHTYQCTCGLLCPLYSGSSVHFARSLKTIPEDMAASKPTILLGAPLLYNKMYSKIIKNISAKKTTSILFNVMMNLSDLTKRFGWKNSKKVFFGKVHRTLGGSMRLLIAGGAAPDPKVSKFFRELGFNIIQGYGLTETSPILALNKIEYFKDDAAGLPLPGVEIIINQPDKNGVGEIIARGPSVMPGYYNNPSATKETFDNGWFKTGDLGYFDEEGFLFVCGRKKNVIIANNGENVYPEEIEDILNRNQFVLESMVYGEEDEKHNERIVALIVPDTSAFIEYSNKNNVQINPELIDNLISQAVKETNKQLPAFKQIRNFYIHEHELEKTTTQKVKRYAVNVKERTIV; translated from the coding sequence ATGAACTCAAATCAAAATAAACTTCAGTTATTTGAAGTTCCGCAAATAGAATCAATTCAGGATATGTTCCTAAAGTCCGCTGACAAATTTTCCAACAAGCTCGCAATGGAGGATTTAACAAATTATCCTATTAGCAAGGTTACTTATTCAAAATTAAATGAATACATAATTAAGTTTGGCAGTTCATTGCAAAAATTGGGAATAAAACCAAGAGACCACATTGCAGTAATTGGAGAGAATCGCGTACAGTGGGCAATTGCTTTTCTTGCCGGTATGATGTACGATTTTGTAATTGTTCCTGTTGATAAAGGGCTGACTCCCGGTGATATTCTGAATATTATTCACGAATCGGATGCAACTGCTTTGATCTTTTCTGGTTCGCTCTCAGATTTTATCAAAGAGAAGAAGAATATTCTTGCAAAGGTTAAATTTTATATCAGTATGGATCTCGATAGAAAACAGGAAGATTTTTATTCAATGTTGGAATTGATAAAAAGTGAAAAATCTAACGGAACAAATCTTCCCAAAATTAATCCTGATGATGTGGCTGAAATAATTTATACTTCGGGCTCACTTGGCAGAGCAAAAGGTGTAATGCTCACTCAAAGAAATATTTCATCAAATCTTGTAGCTATGAGACAAATGATTACTATCTATCCTGAAGACAGGTTTCTTGGTGTACTTCCGATTCATCATACATATCAATGTACCTGCGGATTATTATGTCCATTGTATTCTGGTTCTTCTGTTCATTTTGCACGCTCACTTAAAACAATTCCTGAAGATATGGCAGCATCGAAACCAACGATTTTACTTGGTGCACCGCTGTTATATAATAAGATGTATAGCAAGATAATAAAAAACATATCAGCTAAAAAAACAACTTCGATATTATTTAATGTGATGATGAACCTTTCTGATTTAACAAAACGTTTTGGCTGGAAAAATTCCAAGAAAGTTTTTTTCGGAAAAGTACACAGAACTCTTGGAGGATCTATGCGATTATTAATCGCAGGAGGAGCTGCACCTGATCCCAAAGTATCAAAGTTTTTCAGAGAACTTGGCTTCAATATTATTCAAGGCTATGGATTAACTGAAACTTCGCCTATTCTTGCTCTTAATAAAATCGAATATTTTAAAGATGATGCAGCCGGTTTACCATTACCTGGTGTTGAAATTATAATAAATCAGCCGGATAAAAACGGAGTTGGAGAAATTATTGCAAGAGGTCCAAGTGTTATGCCCGGTTATTACAATAACCCATCAGCTACAAAAGAAACATTTGATAATGGCTGGTTTAAAACCGGAGACCTCGGCTATTTTGATGAAGAAGGATTTCTTTTTGTTTGCGGTAGAAAGAAAAATGTAATCATAGCAAACAACGGTGAAAATGTTTATCCTGAAGAGATTGAAGACATATTAAACCGTAACCAGTTTGTGCTCGAATCTATGGTTTACGGAGAAGAAGATGAAAAGCACAACGAAAGAATTGTTGCACTTATAGTTCCTGATACTTCTGCTTTTATTGAATACTCGAATAAAAATAATGTGCAGATAAATCCTGAATTAATTGATAATCTTATTTCACAGGCAGTAAAAGAAACAAACAAGCAGTTACCTGCGTTCAAGCAAATAAGAAATTTTTACATCCACGAGCACGAACTGGAAAAAACAACCACACAAAAAGTGAAACGTTATGCAGTCAACGTTAAGGAAAGGACAATTGTTTAA
- a CDS encoding response regulator transcription factor, with protein MKKILIIEDDPATLTGISETLKEEHFDVSTVMNGQMGYEKAKDSPFDLIILDLMLPEKNGIEICRDLRNAGINTPVLMLTGKKEEVDKIIGLEIGADDYVTKPFSVRELVARVNAILRRPKEIKTDIDEYTFADVHLNFKGQEAKKGSHSIELSALEFKVMKYFVQREGEVIDRNKLLDEVWGYENYPSTRTVDNFILNLRKKIEDTPSDPKHLLTIHGAGYKFVK; from the coding sequence ATGAAAAAAATATTAATCATTGAAGATGATCCCGCAACTCTTACCGGAATTAGTGAAACTTTGAAAGAAGAACACTTTGATGTATCAACAGTAATGAACGGACAAATGGGTTATGAAAAAGCTAAAGACAGCCCATTTGATTTGATAATTCTTGATTTAATGCTTCCGGAGAAAAACGGAATAGAAATCTGCAGAGATTTAAGAAATGCAGGAATCAACACACCTGTTTTAATGCTCACTGGCAAAAAAGAAGAAGTAGATAAAATTATCGGATTGGAAATCGGTGCTGATGATTACGTTACAAAGCCGTTTAGTGTAAGAGAACTTGTAGCCCGAGTGAATGCGATTCTTCGTCGTCCGAAAGAAATTAAAACAGATATTGACGAATATACATTTGCTGATGTACATCTTAATTTTAAAGGACAGGAAGCAAAGAAGGGAAGTCATTCAATCGAACTATCTGCATTGGAATTTAAAGTGATGAAATATTTTGTTCAAAGAGAAGGTGAAGTGATTGATAGAAATAAACTTCTCGACGAAGTCTGGGGTTATGAAAATTATCCGTCAACAAGAACGGTTGATAATTTCATATTGAATCTGAGGAAAAAAATTGAAGATACACCTTCAGACCCAAAACACCTTTTAACAATACACGGTGCAGGGTATAAATTTGTGAAATAG
- a CDS encoding DUF4328 domain-containing protein: METDNSIKCPNCFSVVAPEDENCPYCKAEFYNCSNCNALVLQTDTVCKNCNSNLNQEEIHKPVETVLNMKPQYEYKSLDGLTKVLVILMSSVIFFSIIVIYTNTNDIAYLNENNGYEDTLYYEENYFYNLAIIISSIVFIPIYLATSVIFLIWIRQAYRNLLTLQRKPNEFSSGWAIGSYFVPFLNYVRPYTIMKEIWFRSQPDYNLPDEDNNQFYKRLSSNTVLILWWTFFLIERHLSYFSFKLSLTADTVQKLLTASWFDLIATSIGIFVTLILLYLITTINDWQSEKIKSKPKGYCQHCGNLVELDALLCTHCGKELIQSV; this comes from the coding sequence ATGGAAACAGATAATTCAATTAAATGCCCTAATTGTTTCAGTGTTGTAGCACCAGAAGATGAAAATTGTCCTTATTGCAAAGCTGAATTCTACAACTGTTCGAATTGTAATGCATTGGTTCTTCAAACTGACACTGTCTGTAAAAATTGTAATTCCAACCTCAACCAGGAAGAAATTCATAAACCAGTAGAAACAGTGCTAAATATGAAACCACAGTATGAATACAAATCACTTGATGGGCTAACTAAAGTATTAGTAATTCTGATGTCTTCAGTAATTTTTTTTTCAATCATAGTCATTTACACGAACACAAATGATATTGCATATTTAAATGAGAACAATGGATATGAAGACACTCTTTATTATGAGGAAAATTACTTTTACAATCTGGCTATAATAATTTCTTCAATTGTTTTTATACCGATTTACTTAGCCACATCTGTTATTTTTTTAATCTGGATCAGACAAGCGTATAGAAATCTGCTTACTCTTCAACGAAAACCAAATGAATTTTCTTCTGGATGGGCAATTGGTTCCTATTTTGTTCCGTTTCTTAATTATGTACGACCATATACAATTATGAAAGAGATCTGGTTTAGAAGTCAGCCTGATTATAATTTACCAGATGAAGATAATAATCAATTTTATAAACGACTTTCCTCAAATACTGTTTTGATTTTGTGGTGGACATTTTTTCTGATTGAGCGTCATCTCAGTTACTTTTCATTTAAATTATCCCTAACGGCTGATACTGTTCAAAAGTTATTGACAGCGTCCTGGTTTGATCTCATTGCAACGTCAATTGGAATTTTTGTTACTTTAATACTACTATATCTGATTACAACAATTAATGATTGGCAATCTGAAAAAATTAAGAGCAAACCTAAAGGGTATTGTCAGCATTGCGGCAATTTGGTTGAACTGGATGCTTTGCTTTGCACTCATTGCGGGAAAGAATTAATACAAAGTGTTTAA